The following coding sequences lie in one Schistocerca serialis cubense isolate TAMUIC-IGC-003099 chromosome 12, iqSchSeri2.2, whole genome shotgun sequence genomic window:
- the LOC126427927 gene encoding uncharacterized protein LOC126427927, protein MLNVREKILVDDSVSRLQYHKYKPFGQPAFAQNDSISIVIQNENTYLLPSESLLYIEGRLVNAEGKGKATDIELTKNCALHLFSDIQYRLNNQIIDHVRNPGIATLMKGYASFTPGDANALQNAGWGARGELKELVDDDDGRFNFCIPLKMILGFAEDYKKIILNARHELILIRSRQDINCIVSDKADTKSKIVLEKVHWEMPHVQVSEKQQISLWNILKNDITLTLPFRHWDLVESIAPEINSWTWQIKFNTALETARYVILAFQSNRNLITADSSVFDKINISNLKVYLNSSKFPEENFAVDFDTKNTAQAFEMYANFQSLYYGDSSVRRGNPLMNRTEFQNCPIFFIDCSHQDETLKSSVVDMKIEIETKEAFAKNTIAYCLVIHDSVIEMTPSTNQVTKRTRI, encoded by the coding sequence atgttgaatgtaaGAGAAAAAATTCTCGTCGATGACTCGGTTAGTCGCCTGCAGTATCATAAGTATAAACCTTTTGGTCAACCGGCTTTTGCTCAGAACGATTCCATATcaattgttatacaaaatgaaaacactTACCTGCTTCCTTCCGAGAGTCTGCTGTATATAGAAGGACGACTTGTCAATGCAGAGGGAAAGGGAAAAGCTACTGATATTGAGTTAacaaaaaactgtgcacttcatctGTTTTCGGATATTCAGTACCGTCTCAATAACCAAATTATCGATCATGTACGTAATCCAGGAATTGCAACATTAATGAAAGGATATGCTTCTTTTACACCAGGTGACGCAAATGCATTACAAAATGCCGGATGGGGGGCAAGAGGCGAATTGAAAGAGTTAGTCGACGATGATGATGGTCGTTTTAATTTTTGCATTCCGCTTAAAATGATCTTAGGCTTTGCAGAGGATTACAAAAAGATTATTTTAAATGCTCGCCATGAACTGATACTGATTCGTAGCAGGCAAGATATTAACTGTATTGTCTCAGATAAAGCAGATACTAAATCAAAAATTGTGTTGGAAAAAGTTCACTGGGAAATGCCGCATGTTCAGGTGTCTGAAAAGCAACAAATATCACTGTGGAATATCTTAAAAAATGATATCACTTTGACTCTACCTTTTCGTCACTGGGATTTGGTTGAAAGCATTGCGCCAGAAATTAACTCATGGACATGGCAAATTAAATTTAATACAGCTCTTGAAACAGCAAGGTATGTAATATTGGCTTTTCAGTCAAACAGAAATTTGATTACTGCTGACTCTAGTGTATTCGACAAAATAAACATATCAAACTTGAAGGTGTATTTAAATTCTTCTAAATTCCCAGAGGAgaattttgctgttgattttgacACGAAGAATACTGCACAGGCGTTTGAAATGTATGCCAATTTTCAATCGCTGTATTATGGAGATAGCAGTGTAAGAAGAGGGAACCCGCTCATGAACCGTACTGAATTTCAGAACTGTCCTATATTTTTCATCGATTGTTCTCATcaagacgaaacactgaaatcttcGGTCGTTGACATGAAGATTGAAATAGAAACAAAAGAAGCATTTGCTAAAAATACAATAGCTTACTGCCTGGTCATTCATGATTCAGTGATTGAAATGACTCCATCAACCAATCAAGTCACAAAGCGTACGCGGATATAG